Within the Deinococcus cellulosilyticus NBRC 106333 = KACC 11606 genome, the region GAGCCTCAGCAGCTTCTCCACTGTATATAAGGTGCGCGGCAGTGCAGAAATCCTCGGGCGCTACTACCCCGAGCTGAACCTGCCCGAGTTCGTGTCCGTGATCTCCATCGGGCACAACCGCTACTCCACCAACACCCTCTCCACCTTCGAGCAGGTGCAACCCTTCTCGATGCTGGCCCACAACGGCGAGATCAACACCATTGACCGTCTGCGCCGTGAAGGTGTGCTGCTGAACATCCCCCTCACTGGTGGTTCTGATTCCCAGGACCTGAACCGCGTGATGGCAGGCTACATCAACACCCGTGGCCTGAGTCTCCTGGAAGCTCTGGAATCTGTGTTCCCCCCCATCCTCCACGAGGTCAAAGGCTTCAGCGCTCCTCTGCAGGACACTTACATGGGTCTGCGCCTGACCGGTGGTCCTCTGGCCCAGGGTCCTGCCGCCATCATTGCCCGTTACAGCAACGAGTGCGTGTTCTCCGTGGACGCTCTGGGTCTGCGCCCCCTGTGGTTCGGTGAAACCGAGAAGGAATACTTCTGGTCCTCCGAGCGCGGTGTGATTCCCCTCGGCACCATGGTCTCCGATCCCCAGCCTTTCTCCCCTGGTGAAAAGTGCGTGGCCATCGTGGAAACCGGCGTGTCCGTCAAGATCTACGCCAACGAGAACGTTCAGCGCCTGACCCTGGAGCGCGTGCACGCCAAGAACGCCCAGTTGAATGGTGCCCGTGAACGCATCCCTGGTCCCCACTGGGAAGCAAAAGACCAGACCCTGCCCGAGATTCCTGCTGCTGCCAAGGCTGCATTCGGCTGGGACAAGTGGGATGAGAACTACGTCGATTCCATCGTGGAAAAAGGCGTGGAGCCCATCTCCTCCCTGGGCTTCGACGGTCAGATGCCCGCCCTGCGTGAAGAGAAACCCAACCTCGCCGAGTTCTACAAGGAAACCGTGGCCGTGGTGACCAACCCTGCCATCGACCGCGAGCGTGAAATCGAGCACTTCTCCACCCGCCTGATCACCGGTCGTCGTCCTCTGCCCGGCAGTGCAGAAGGCCACAGCGTTGAACTGCTGACCCCTGTGCTGGCTCCCACTGCAGCCCTGGCGAAGAAGCACGGCACCCTGACCATTGCCAGCCTGGAAGCCGAACTGAAAACCAGCTTCGTGGTCCCCAGCCTGAAAGCCGACGAGTCCATCAAGGACGCTCTGGCCCGCCTGAAGGCAACCGCCCAGGAAGCTGCCAGAAGTGGCGCTGAACTGGTCGTGGTGGACGACACCAGCCTGTACCAGAACGGTGAAGCGGCCCTCGACATCATCCTGTCTGTGGGTGCCGTCGAGAAGGCCCTCACCGAACTGCGTGACGAGGAAGGCATCTCCCTGCGCCGCAAACTCGGCCTGGTGGTGCGCTCCGGTCAGGTCCGCAACCTGCACGACATTGTGCTGCTGGTCGGCCTGGGTGCCGAAGGTGTGGAACCCACCCTCATGTACGTGCTGAACCCCGAAGAAACCGCCCAGGACAAACTGATTGGCGGTCTGACCAAGGGTGCAGAGAAGGTCATGAGCACCATGGGCATCCACGAGCTTCGCGGTTACGGCCACATCTTCTCCAGCCTGGGTCTGAAAGACGACCTTGCCAACGAGATTGGTGTGCGCAACTTCTGGGGCTCCAGAGACAAGGGTTACGGACTGACCGAACTCGAAGCCACCATGAAGAAGCGCCTCTCCAAATTCCAGGCCGGACAGGCCAACCTTGAGCGTGATGTGCGCTTCAACCCCCGTCTGTTCAAAGCGGCATTCCAGCTCTCCAACGGCGAAATTGCCCCCGAAGACTACTCGGCCCGCATCAAGGCTCTGGAACTTGAAATGCCCCTCGCTGCCCGTCAGCGTCTGGAGTTCAACGCTCCCGAAGGCACCCAGGCCGTCGATCCCGAAACCGTGGACCTCGCCGTGGGTGGTCAGTCCCTGCCCTTCGTGATCAGCGCGATGAGCTTCGGGTCCCAGAACGAAACCCCCTTCCGTGCCTATGTGGAAGCTGCAAAGCGCCTCAACATCATCGCCATGAACGGTGAAGGTGGAGAGATCCCCGACATGGTCAACAAGTACAACCACTGGCGTGGACAGCAGGTGGCCTCCGGACGTTTCGGTGTGTCCTCCAGAATGCTGAACTCCTGCGCCGTGATTGAGATCAAGGTGGGTCAGGGCGCCAAGCCCGGTGAAGGTGGACACCTCCCCGGCAAGAAAGTGACTGCCAAAGTGGCTGCTGCACGTCACGCTGTTCCCGGCGTCGACCTGATCAGCCCTTCCAACAACCACGATGTGTACTCCATTGAGGACCTGGCGCAGCTCATCGAAGAGCTGAAGACCGTGAACCCCAATGCAAAGATCGACGTGAAGATCCCTGTGGTTCCTGGCGTTGGCACCATCGCTCTGGGTGTTGCCAAGGCAGGCGCTCACATCATCACCCTCTCCGGCTTTGAAGGCGGTACGGGTGCAGCTCGTATGCACGCCCTGAAGTACGCCGGGATGCCGGTCGAGTTCGGTGTGCGTCAGGCCCACAAGATGCTGGTTGCCGCAGGCATGCGTGACAAAGTGGAACTCTGGGCTGATGGTGGTGTGAAAACCGCACTGGACGTGGCCCGTCTGGTGGCCCTCGGTGCCAACCGCACTGGCTTCGGAACCCTGTCCATGGTCGCCATCGGCTGCACCATCTGCCGTGGCTGTCAGCTGGACACCTGCCATGTGGGCATCGCCACCCAGGTCGAAACCAAGGAGCAGGCCGACGCCCACCACATGAAGCGCTGGGTGCCCCGCGAACTGCCCCGCGAAGTCGAACGCCTGACCACCTTCTACACGGCCCTCGGCGAAGAACTGAAGAAGATTGTGGCAAGCCTTGGCCTCTCCAGCCTGCAAGAACTGGTCGGACGCACCGAATTCCTGCAGTACATGGGTGGCGAAGAACTCGACATGAGCGACGTGCTCTCCCCCGTCGAGCAACCCGCCGGATGGGCCAAACTGGGCCGCCGCGTGGTGCACAAGCCCCTGAACTACATGACCAAGATGGTCAGTGACTGGGTCGCAGACGTTCTGGACGAAGAGGAAATCATCTACCGTGATGGTCCTGTCGCCAGCACCGAACGCGCCCTCGGCACCCACCTGGTGGGAACCCTGCAACGCAAGACCAAGATCAACACCAAGCGGGTGAAGCTGCACTTCGAAGCCGGTTCCATCCCAGGAAACGGACTGGGTGCGTTCAACAACGCTCCCGTGGAAATTCTGGTTGACGGTGGTGCTCAGGACGGCGTGGGCAAATCCTCCCTCGGCGGCAAGATCACCGTGCTCAAAGGCAGAAACCACCAGGGTCAGCGTGTGGACGGCTCTGTGGGCAAATCCTTCGCCTATGGTGCCATCGGCGGACGCTTCCTGCTGCAGGGCAACGCAGACAGCCGTTTCTGCGTGCGTCTCTCTGGTGCTGACGTGGTGCTTGGTGGAGAACTGCGCGGACCCGTGGACGACTCCCTCGGCATGATCGCCACCCGCGCCAACGCCAAGGGCTTCGCCTTCGAGTACATGACTGCAGGCCGCGCCGTGGTGGTGGGCGATCCCGGACCCTGGATCTGCTCTGGCATGTCCGGTGGTGTGATCTACACCCGCTACGCTCCCGACAAGGGCCTCGATGATGCCGCCCTCAAGCGCCGTCTCGCCAAAGGCTCCAGCGTGGTTGTGCTTCCCCTCAACCCCCAGGGCATGGCCGACATCCGCGAACTGCTCGGGGATTACCATGACGCCCTGATTAAAAGCGAACAGCACGGTGCTGCACGCCGCGTGGCCGAGCTTCTGGTGGACCCTGCACAGCACTTCAGAATGATCATTCCTGCTGCACAAACTGTGGACCAGACGGTGGCCACAGAGTAAAGCCGCACCTCGCTCTTGCTTGTTAATGCTTCGCTTTCCTCCCCTGTCACGCAGGGGAGGATTTTTTCAGTCGTAAAAAAAGAACACCTTCCCCTGAAACTCGTTGCCCAGTGCCAGAGGTGTGTCCACCCGGATGGTGTATTCCAGTTCTCCAGCAAGACTGGTCAGGTCCAGGGCAAAGGGCAATGGAAAATATTCATTCCAGTCTCCATAAGTGATTTTGACATCTCCTCTGGCTCCTGCAGCGTCAAAAATCAGGTGGTCTCCATTCCGGGCGGTGGTGTCCCTGAACCGGACATCCATGAATGCACCACTGGCGTACTTCTCGATGTGCACCACAGGGATCTTTTTGTAGGTGGGTTTGTTGTTCAGGAAAGCCCGCTGTGACCTGAGCCGGTGGTCATGTACGGATGCATCTTTATACGCTGCATCAATGAGGTCCACGTACCCCACAACCCTGGCATCCCTGCCATGGTAAAGCTGGTATTCAAGTGCTGAGTACTGCTGGGGAATGTGGTCCAGATCAACTTCCAGCGGAAGATCGAACATTTCGATGTCATGGGTGCGCTCTCCATCGTTGCGAATCCAGCGGATGGACACGCTGTCCTGATCAAAGCCCCTGGATTTGAAGGCCAGCCTGAGGATGCCATCTTCAACCTCCACCACAGATTCGGTGTCGTAATCGTAGTGAAAACCCTGCTCTCTGGCATACAGGGGCGCTTTGAGGGGCTTTGAAATCAAGGCGTAACGCCGACCAGAACGGGAAAGCAGGCGTTCATCTGCAGGAGGGGCAGTAGGCCGCAGGGGAACTTCTGGAGTGTTCTTTGAAGCGGGATTGCCCACTGCAGCAGGTTGAGGTCTGGAGGGCATCTGCAACCATTCCCGCATCTGGGCAATGCTCTGTGGGCGGTCCTCGATCTGCAGGGCCAGGGTCTTGTGGACCACCTGAGCCAGCAAGGGATCTGTGCCTGCAGGAAGGGGGGGCAGCGGCATCCCATTGATTCGGTCAAGAACTGCAGGAGGCGGGGCCCCAGTCAGGGCGTGGAAGATGGTGGCACCCAGTGCATACAGGTCGGTGTAGGGTCCCACTTTGGCGGAGGTGGCATACTGCTCCAGTGGGGCATATCCGACGGTGACCAGACGGGTGTGGTTGCTTGCTTTGCCTGCGGTGAAGGTTCGCACCGAGCCGAAATCGATCAGCACGGTGCGGCCACTGGTGGTCAGGTAGACGTTCTGGGGTTTGATGTCCCGGTGCAGCATGTTCTGGTCGTGGAGCACTTTGAGGGCATCCAGCAAGGGATAGAGAATGTCCAGAACCTCCCGGGAAGAGAGGGAACCTCTGGTCTCGATGCGCTTGCCCAGGGTTTCTCCCTGCAGGTATTCCATCACCAGATAGACGGTGTTGTTTTCCTCAAACACATCAAAGACCCGCACGATGTTGGGGTGCGAGAATTGACCGAGCTTTCGGGCTTCATCCAGGAAGCGCAGTTTTTCATCGGCAAATTCAGTGTGGGCAGGTGCAAGCACTTTTCCAGTGTTGCCCCGGGCCATGCCTTCCATGAAAAGTTCCTTGATGGCCACAGGCATCTTGAGGATGGTGTTGGCCCCCAGGTAGGTGATGCCAAAGCCTCCCTGTCCAAGCACCCTGCCCACAGTGTATTTGCCCAGTTGCAGGCGGGTTCCCACTTTCAACTGGGATTGCAGGGGCATGCCACAACTCGGGCAGACGCGCATGTCGTCGGTGATGGGTTCATTGCAACTTGGGCAGTTCATGGTCTGAAAACAGTGTAATCAGAGTCTGTGACCACCGGAGGTGTGAAATGCTGCGATTGCTGGACACAAAAAAGAAACCCCGGCAAACCGGGGCTGGAGATTTTTGAAGATCAGTTGCCTCTGTACACCTGGGGAACAGTGGGAAGTTCGATCAGCTCATGACCATGCTCGTCGATGCCCTGACTGGACACCAGAGGGAGAGCGTATGCGTCTGCGGCATTGTAGTTGACCCGGTAACCCAGGTCTTCGAGGGCACCCACCGTGACCTTGCTGAGGGGCATGGCTCCCATGTTCACAAACCCGGTCATCAGTTCGTTCTTGAAGAGGGCTTCACTCCAGTGGCCGCATTTGGTGCCTGCACTGTACTGGTTTTCCACAGGAACATTCCCGGTTTTACCCAGAAGCAGGTACTGGGATTTTGCTTTCAGGCCTCCAAAGGAAACCAGGCTGGCCTTCAGGCAGTCGCTGCCTCCGTTGTGGGAGATCATGCTGTTCCAGAGGGTCCCAATGCCGAGCACATGGCCCATCTCGTGCAGGATGACCCCTTTGAGGGTGCCGTTCTGTTCCATCATTTTCAGGTCGGCAGCGTCGAACTCCATGATGCCGGTGATGGGAAGGTTGCTGCCATTGCGAAGAAATTCGGGACCTGCACGTCCCAGAATTTTGCCTGCTCCGTCAATGGTGATTGCAGTTGCAGTGATCCTCAGGTCATCAATGGTCTGCCCGTTCATGGTGACATCGGGAAGTCCGGCAGTGATCACCTGGGACCAGCGACTGGCGGCCTCTTGAAAGGCGGCTTTCTGGACTGTTGTGAGTGAACCATTGGGAAACACCAGGGTGATGTTGAAGGCATCACTGGTGTTGGGGGTGGTGGGCTGAGCAGTAACGCTTGGAACGCTGGTGGAACCACAGGCACTCAGGGCAAGAAGAAGGGAAAAAGCAGCGCCGATAAGGAAGGGGGTTTTCACGGGGGCCTCCTTTAGGCTGAACGATATTCAGTATATGGATCTGCTCTCACCAGAATCTTTCAGCTGAACTTCAGAATTGTTAACGCGCGTTTATCCTGGCCCTGAACCGCTTCAGACAGAGGAATTGACCTCCAGATCCTGCAATAAGGGTTCTCCCCTATACTCTGCTGCTGGGTTTGTCTGAATACTGCGTTTAGACCACACATCAGCGAGAAAGGACAGTTCTACCGATCTGCCCCGGGTTCTGTTGTGTCTTCTGAGGAGGAACGATGGCCATCACCACGACCACCACCGACACCCTGCCCCACATCCCCAGCAGTGCCTCTCCTGTGACTTCAGCCACTCCACCCACGGAGAACCTGAGCATTCACTCGGGCAGCTTCAGTCTGTTCGGTCCGCTGCAGATCCAGTACACCCTGGACCTCGACACCCTGACCATTGATGCCAGTTTGCATGCCTTCGGGATGCAGGTGGCAGGAGGCGAGCTGTCCGTGCTTCATCCTGCACTTGACCTCTCAGGGAATTACCATTTTGCCAGGTGGGACATCAAGCTCTCGCTTGATGTGGCCCAGAAACAGCTGGACCTGTCTGGAGATGCCTGCCTGGAAGCCGCCGGATGCAAATCCTTTTCGATTACACTGCTGAAATGGTGACTTATGGGAGCTGCTGAAGAAATCATAAATATGGTGGTCAGCCTGATGGGCCTCAAACAGGGAGGCTCGTTCCAGCAGGTGCTGCAGATCATTGCCAACACGGCACAGAGCAAAGAGATCCTCACCGATGAAGAGCGCATCCAGATTCAGGAGAAGATCCAGAGTGCGCTTTCAGAAGCTGGCCTGCTCAAGGGGCACAACCTATGAAAAGGGCACTGCTCGGCTTTGTGGCTGCGGTGATGGTGGCATGTGCACCAGCGCAACAGGCCACCACAGACGTGATTGACAACACCTTCGGGGATGACGCCACCATCGCTTTTGTGCAGGGTGGGGTGCAATTCAATCCGGGCAGCAAACCTGCCCTCGGGGTGATTGTGGTGTTGCAGGGCCAGAGCCTCAAAGCGCTGGATGCCAGCAGCCCATGCAAACCCAATACGGACAGCACTGAACTCAGTTGCGAGCTTGGAGATGTCAGCGCTGCACAGACCATAGGGGTTTCTGGCCAGAATGTGACGGCATCTGCCAGTTACAGAAGGACAGGAAGCAACAGGGTCTATCTGGAAGTTGCCAAGTAATATTCAAACAACAAACAAGAGCCCAGGACATCCTGGGCTCTTCGTGTTTTAGAACTTCAGTACCCTCTGCTGGCATCCACCAGTTGCTGGCCTTCCAGCGCACCCAGCAGGTCCTGAGAGGTGACCGGGTGGGAGAACATGGGGTAGTCTTTTTCAATGGCCACCCGCTGTTCCTCTTCACTGGTGGCGGCCACGCAGTCGGTCAGGGTCAGCACGTTGAAGCCTTTTTCATAGGCAGTACGCATGGTGCTTTCCACACAGCAGTTGGTCAGGAAGCCTGCCAGAGCCACATTCTGCAGGCCTCTGGAGCGCAGGATGAAATCGAGGTTGGTGCTGGAAAAGGCGCACAGACCGCGTTTTCCTTCGATCACAATGTCACCCTGCTGGGGTTTCAGATCGTCAATGATCTCTGCTCCCCAGGTGCCCTTCACGAAGGCATTGTTGTCCACGACCCCTTTGAGGATGCCGTAAGGCTGAGGGTTCAGTTCTCCGTAACCAGGGGCGAAAGAAATGGGAGCGTGAATGATCGTAACCCCCTGTTCCCGGGCCTGCTGAACCAGGGCTCGGGTGTTGTCGAGCATGTGCGAGGACTCCATGACGCCTTGCACAGCCCCATGCAACGCTCCGCCGGGGGTGGTGAAATCGTTCTGAAATTCGATGAGGACAAGGGCCGTCTTGCTGGGATCTAACTTCATCTCTGGCCTCCCATGTTGAATTTTTGAAACGAGTTCATTTTAACACTCCACGGTCAGGTGCAGGTCTGACCTGGGGATTTCCCGCAGGATGGGGAGAAGAGCACTCCACAGCCGATGTCGACGCAGAAAGCCATCCGCTGTCCGCACAAAAACGGGTTTGCTCACATCAAAGCCAAAAAAGGCTGTCCTGCCCTCGAGACCACCTCAAACTTTCTGTTGGCCTTGCTGCCAGAGCATCAAAAATCCTTTGCTGAAAGCCGATGGCTGATTGCTTCTTCCACATGCCCTGGTGATGTTCAGTTCTGACTCAGAAAAGTGGCTGAAGCTGTCCCGGCATCGAAGGGAATCTGCTAAGCTGTTTAAGGCTTTAAAGGGCCTACCGCTATGATTCGACTCGAACTGTGCACCGATCACCTGGACCCTGACACTCGGGAAGCCATTCTCGAAGTGATTTATGAAGAACTGCGCATTGGCCCTGGCATGGTCACTGCAGATGGCGACTTTGAACTTCTGCTGAGAAAATGCGGGGAGAGCAGTGAAGACGCCCCATATTTCAAGATCAATGATGCCCTGTTTGCACACGTCACGGCAGACCGTGTGCGCCAGCTTGTTCGTGCCCGAAAACGCCGATAAACCCCAGGCTTCACCGTTCTCAGGCACCTCTTGACCGGGGTGCTTGCTGTCACACCAGCTGAAACATTTCTGAGTGTATGCTGAGGGATCACAGTGTGAGGTGGTCCGATGAAACGACGCTACTTGTGGATGCTCAGTCTGCTGCTCTGGTCCTGCCAGAGCACCTCAACAGGTCAGCCCCCTGTCACCCCTCCAAATCCACCGCCGCCTCCAACGTCTGCTGGCCATCCGATTCTCTTCATCACACAGGTTCCTGTCCGGCCTGATTTCACCACCATTGGCTCGACATTTGGGAACCATCTGGCAGATGTGCAGAGCGCGACAAGAGGTGGAGACCTGTGGATCAGGTACCCTGACGGTACCCTGAAAAACCTCACCAAAGCTGCTGGATATGGCATGGAGGGTTTTCAGGGGGCCAGTTCCATTGCCGTGCGTGATCCCAGTGTGCACTGGGAGGGCAAAAAGGCCCTGTTCAGCATGGTGGTCGGGTCGGTCACCAAACAGTACGAGGTGAAGACCCACTTCTGGCAGATCTACGAGATCACCGGACTGGGCAAGAACGAAACCCCCAAAATCACCAGGGTTCCGAACCAGCCTGCAAATTACAACAACGTCTCCCCCATTTATGGCACCGATGACAGAATCATCTTCACCACAGACCGCCCCAGAAGTGGGGAGGCCCACCTCTACCCACAACTCGACGAATACGAAGAGGCTCCAACGGTCACGGGACTGTGGTCACTGGACCCCTCAAACGGAAACCTGAAGCTGCTCAACCATGCCCCAAGTGGAAACTTCACCCCGATCATCGACAGCTTTGGTCGGGTGGTGTTCACCCAGTGGGACCACCTGCAACGGGACCAGCAAGCCGATGCGGACACTTACGACAGTGCAGATTATGGCACGTTCAATTACACCAGTGAAGCTGCAAATGCAGGCAAAACCACACGCAAGGAGGTTTTCCCCGAACCCCGTGCTGAAGAGGAGGCAAAAGGAACCAACCTTGACCGTCACACCTTCAACCAGTTCTTCCCGTGGTCCATTCATGAGGATGGAACCGAGGGTGAGGTGCTGAACCACCTGGGACGCCATGAACTGCATGGTTACATCGGGCGCAGTTTCAATGACGATGACAGCGTCATCGAGTACTACGGTCAGTACAGCAGGGTGAACCAGAACCGGCTGGAAAGCTTCTTCCAGATCAAAGAGGACCCCACACATCCAGGCTGCTATGTGGGCATCGATGCACCTGAGTTTTCCACGCACGCTTCCGGGCAGGTGCTCAGCCTCTGTGCCCCTCCTGGCAAGGCTGCCGACAGCATCAGCGTGACTTACCTGACCCACAGGGACACAGCCAGTTATACTGAACAGGGCAAAACCCCATCAAGCAACCATTCGGGCCACTACCGTGACCCTCTGGTGCTGCAGGACGGCACCCTGATTGCTGCACACACCAGTTACACCTATGCAGAAGCCAACAGCGGAAACAGCAAGTACGATTTTCGCCTGAAGACCCTCAAGAAAAACACCAGTGGGTACTTCGTGTCAGACCAGCCTTTGACCTCGGGAATTCAGGAGAGCATCACCTACTGGGACCCGGACAGGAAAATCAGTTACTCCGGTCCGCTCTGGGAACTGCAGCCTGTGGAGGTCAAAAGCCGCCCACGTCCCACGAAATTGCAGGCAAAGCTTCCTGCCCCGGAGAAGAATGTCTTCAGCAAAGCAGGGGTCGATGTTGCTGCCTTCCAGGCGTACCTGAAAGCCAACAACCTGGCCCTGGCAGTGGTGCGCAATGTCACCACCCGCGACCGACTGGACAAACAGCAACCCTTCAACCTCAGGGTTCCAGGGGGCGTGCAAAGTGCCACAGCCTCAGGCAAAGTGTACGACGTGAGCTTCCTGCAACTGTTTCAGGCCGACCAGATTCGCGGCCTTGGAGGCATGGCAAGCCCGAAACCCGGACGGCGCGTTCTGGCCCAGGAATTGCATGACGCATCAGCCCTGACGGCCAATGGTGGAAGCAATTTCATTCAGGTGGCAAAAGATGGCTCTGTGGCGGCCTTCTTTCCTGTGAATCGGGCCACCACCTGGCAACTGACCGATCCCAACAAGCAGGGCGTGGTCCGGGAAAGGTACTGGCTCACCTTCCAACCCGGTGAGATCCGGGTGTGCTCCTCTTGCCATGGACTTTCTTCCAAAGACCAGATGGGAAGAGCAGAACCCATGAACGAACCCCAGGCGCTTTACCAGCTTCTGGTGAACTGGAAAGCAAAACAGTGATGCATTTGAACCCCTGATCACAGGGCATGAATTGAAGGTGTGCAGTTCACAGCGAGTTTCCATGTGTCATCCGGGCTCGCTGTGAACTGTCTTGCCCTGACCACGTGCTTGCGGGACGGCCCGCGTCGCACTGGGCGCTGTGAACTGTCCACTGTTGCCTTCTCAGAACAACCGGGTGATGGCATACCAGAGGTTGTCTCTGGCCTGCTTCTCAAAGCGGTCAAAGAAATAATCGGTGATGTAGATGCGTTTGCGGCTGTAGAAACTGAGCAGCACCTGCTTGCGTTTCACGGCGTAAACCAGTTTGGGGACGTAACTGTACTCCTGCCTGATCTGATCGTTGTACTCCAGAAAGCGCTCCCTGGGCTGCCCGAAGATGCTGAGGTCGAGGTCCAGCATGTGGGCCTCAATGGGGTACTGGGGTTCATCGCCGTGCTTGGTGACCAGAATCAGACGTTCCACCTGGTGGATGATGTTGCTGGGGTACTCAAGTTCTCGCATCCAGGAGGTGAAGAGTTCTGCGCTTTTCTCCTCGTTGTCGTTGCGCTTCGGGTCATAGACCAGATCGTGGCCCCAGATGGCGAATTCAATTTCATGTTCGGTGATGCGCGCCTCTTTCATCAGGGCCAGCATCTCCTGGATGTGGGTCAGGTTGTGGTATGCCCGGTGGGGTTCGTTGAGGTGAGGCAGGCATCGGTCGAAGAGTTCCATGCCTCATCATAGCGGGCCTCCCCGCTTCCTTATCTGAAACTCACCTGAGCGCAGCAGAATATGGAGGAAAAGTGCTGTAAACGGAGGATTCGATTTTGAAGACCACTCAAGCCACATTGTTTGCCGTGTTGACCCTGCTTGCTGGAGGGGCTGGAGGGTACCTCCTGAAAGCACAGCAGTCCCAGCCCACTGCCGCAGATGTGGTGTTCGCCCAGGACATGATGACCCACCATTCTCAGGCGGTGGACATGGCCAACCGCATCTATGTGAGGCTGCTGGCAGAGCAAAAACTCTCCCAGCAGGATGAATTCATGAAGTACCTGTCTTATGACATCATCACCAGCCAGAGCAACCAGAATGGACAGATGCTGGGCTGGCTCTCCCTTTGGAACAAGCCCGCCACCAATCCCAGTCCGATGGACATGCAGGCGATGGGCATGGCCACGCCAGAACAGGTCGCGGCCCTGAGCTCCCTGCCCCTGAATGAGGCCAAAACCAGCTTTCTGCAGCTGATGATCCGCCACCATCAGGGCGGTGTGATGATGGCCGAAGATGCCCTGAAAAGTGCCCGAACGGATGTGGTGAAAAACATGGCCCAGCGTGTGGTGCAGGCACAGACCAGCGAAATCGAGGGCATGAAATCCATGCTGGAGAAACTCAATGCTGAGCCACTGCCCGATCTGGAGGACATGCCAGGCATGGAACACGGTCACTGAGGGTTCAACACCCCGTGGAAAAGAAGCCAGGGCTCGCGTCCTGGCTTCTCCTTCCATGTTGGCGAACCACCCACGCTTCAGTGGCTGTGGTCGTGGCCATCTTCCGAGCCACCTGTGCCCTCTGCCCGCACCACCCACTGGAGGGTGAAGGCATTGAACTCTGCTCCAGCCTGGGGTTTACCAGACAGAACCAGGGTGTAGGCTCCACTGGCTGGGAACTTGATGGTGGCTTTCAGGTGGTTTTTGTCGGTCAGGAGTTTCGGATTGCTCTGGGCTTTGGCCCCTTCCTTGTAGGCCCCCGCATAAACCTTGAGGGTGCAGAGGCAGTTTTTCAGGGTGATGGGTATGCCCCCTTTCTGGTTCACTTCAAACCACGTGACGTTGCTTCCCACCACGGGAGCATCGTCGGGTTCGATGTGGATCAGGGCACCCACGTTTCCATCTTTCTCAATGTCATGGGCCAGCACCGGAGTGAAGCCCAGAAGCAGCAGGAGAAGCCATTTTTTCATGCGGTTTTTTCCTTTCTGGTACGCCAGACGAAGAGGACAACGGTCAACAGGATCAGCAGAACGGAGGTCCATTTCAGGGGGTCCAGACCAAAGTGCACGCCCATCCAGAGGGTGTGAGCAAGGGCCATCAGTGTGAGGGGTGGACCCAGGCGGTGCAGGGTCTTCCAGTGTTTGCCCATCAGGCGCATGGCGGTGTTTGTTGAGGTGAGGGTGAGGGGAACAAAGCCGATCAGGGCCACAATCCCGGCCCAGGTGGCCCACCAGTCCGGTTTGCTGAGAAATGCCATGCTCTCCCAGTCCCCATCAAAGACCGCCTGATAAGCAAGCCAGGTGTGAATCGCTGAGAAGACAAAAGCAGAAACCCCCAGCATCCTGCGCTGCCTGAGC harbors:
- a CDS encoding leishmanolysin-related zinc metalloendopeptidase, producing the protein MKTPFLIGAAFSLLLALSACGSTSVPSVTAQPTTPNTSDAFNITLVFPNGSLTTVQKAAFQEAASRWSQVITAGLPDVTMNGQTIDDLRITATAITIDGAGKILGRAGPEFLRNGSNLPITGIMEFDAADLKMMEQNGTLKGVILHEMGHVLGIGTLWNSMISHNGGSDCLKASLVSFGGLKAKSQYLLLGKTGNVPVENQYSAGTKCGHWSEALFKNELMTGFVNMGAMPLSKVTVGALEDLGYRVNYNAADAYALPLVSSQGIDEHGHELIELPTVPQVYRGN
- a CDS encoding cysteine hydrolase, which encodes MKLDPSKTALVLIEFQNDFTTPGGALHGAVQGVMESSHMLDNTRALVQQAREQGVTIIHAPISFAPGYGELNPQPYGILKGVVDNNAFVKGTWGAEIIDDLKPQQGDIVIEGKRGLCAFSSTNLDFILRSRGLQNVALAGFLTNCCVESTMRTAYEKGFNVLTLTDCVAATSEEEQRVAIEKDYPMFSHPVTSQDLLGALEGQQLVDASRGY
- a CDS encoding NAD(P)H-dependent oxidoreductase subunit E, coding for MIRLELCTDHLDPDTREAILEVIYEELRIGPGMVTADGDFELLLRKCGESSEDAPYFKINDALFAHVTADRVRQLVRARKRR
- a CDS encoding HD domain-containing protein, which translates into the protein MELFDRCLPHLNEPHRAYHNLTHIQEMLALMKEARITEHEIEFAIWGHDLVYDPKRNDNEEKSAELFTSWMRELEYPSNIIHQVERLILVTKHGDEPQYPIEAHMLDLDLSIFGQPRERFLEYNDQIRQEYSYVPKLVYAVKRKQVLLSFYSRKRIYITDYFFDRFEKQARDNLWYAITRLF
- a CDS encoding DUF305 domain-containing protein translates to MKTTQATLFAVLTLLAGGAGGYLLKAQQSQPTAADVVFAQDMMTHHSQAVDMANRIYVRLLAEQKLSQQDEFMKYLSYDIITSQSNQNGQMLGWLSLWNKPATNPSPMDMQAMGMATPEQVAALSSLPLNEAKTSFLQLMIRHHQGGVMMAEDALKSARTDVVKNMAQRVVQAQTSEIEGMKSMLEKLNAEPLPDLEDMPGMEHGH
- a CDS encoding ferric reductase-like transmembrane domain-containing protein produces the protein MTTRTSARTVSCWALLLGLPLISEGVLRALYTQNSHTFEQRQSEVYGWFAVACLLLVLVARPLKLLRQRRMLGVSAFVFSAIHTWLAYQAVFDGDWESMAFLSKPDWWATWAGIVALIGFVPLTLTSTNTAMRLMGKHWKTLHRLGPPLTLMALAHTLWMGVHFGLDPLKWTSVLLILLTVVLFVWRTRKEKTA